The genomic DNA TGTACGAAAGTAGCACTCAATTTGGGGTGGAGTATGCCTATGGTGAAGTTCAAGACGTACAGGTGGATGGAGACCGGAAACTGGTTAAAACCGCCGATGATGAGTTTGAAGCTCCGGCGGTCATCATTGGCTCTGGTTCCGAATACCGGAAGCTAGGAGTTCCCGGTGAAGAGCAGTACGGCGGTCGGGGGGTTTCTTACTGTGCCGTCTGTGACGGGGCCTTCTTTAAGAACGAAGCCGTTGTTGTTGTCGGTGGTGGTGATTCTGCCATTGAAGAAGCGACGTACTTGGCTAACCTAGCCCAAAAAGTGACGGTAATTCACCGCCGGGACACGCTCCGGGCCCAAAAAATCCTCCAAGAACGGGCCTTTGCGCGCGATAACATTGACTTTATTTGGAATACGAATGTGACTGAGATTCTGGGGAACGACCAAAAGGTTTCCGGCGTGGCTCTCAAGAATAACCAAACTGGGGCAACCAGTGAATTCCAAACGGCTGGGATCTTTATCTATGTCGGGATTTTACCGATTACCGGGGCCTTTAGCCACCTTGGAATTACGGATGAGCAGGGTTGGATTGTGACCGACGATCAGATGAAAACTTCCGTCCCTGGAATCTTCGCGGTCGGAGACGTTCGGAAAAAGCACCTGCGCCAGATTACCACCGCCGTTGGTGATGGCGGGGTCGCTGGGCAAGCGGTCTTTGACTACGTGGAATCCGTTAAAAGTAAATAATCGAAGAAAAGAAGGACTGTGCGGTGCTTCTTTTTTTATTTGGCGAAAGTATGTTCGTGTGCTAAGATGGAACAGACTGAAGCGTGCTGTCACCTGCTATTTGCGCTCGCTGGGGACGCTTTCCATCTGAATTAAAACCAGGTAAAAGAGGACAAACATGGTTACAAAAACACAGAAACAATTTGACTTGGTCTCCAGTTACCAACCAACTGGAGACCAACCGACGGCCATTAAAAAAATTGATGCCGGCGTGGCGGCTGGTGATAAGGAACAAACCCTATTAGGGGCCACGGGAACCGGGAAAACGTTCACCATGGCGAACATCATTCGGGATCAAAACAAGCCCACGCTCGTGTTGGCGCACAACAAAACGTTAGCGGGGCAGCTCTATAACGAGTTGAAAAAATTTTTCCCGCATAACGCGGTTGAATACTTTGTTAGTTACTATGATTTTTATCAACCGGAAGCATACGTGCCGTCGAGTGACACGTACATTGAAAAGGATGCTTCCATTAATGACGAGATTGATCAGTTACGCCACGCGGCCACGAGTGCGCTGTTGTCACGAAATGACGTGATTGTGGTGGCGTCCGTCTCTTCCATTTTTGGACTAGGGAATCCAGAAGAATACCAAAATCACACCGTTTCCTTGCGGGTTGGCGACGAAATGGAGCGCGATGTTTTGTTGCGCAAGTTGGTTAACATCCAGTTTCAACGCAACGACATTGATTTTGACCGGGGCCGGTTTCGGGTGCATGGGGATACGGTAGAGGTTTTCCCGGCCTCCGGAACCCAGAATGCCTACCGAATCGAATTCTTTGGTGACGAAATTGATAAGATTACCGAAGTTAATACCCTGACGGGAGCAGTGATTGGGGAGCCAGAAACCGTGACGCTGTTCCCGGCGACCCACTTTTTAACGAATGATGAAATTATGCAAGTGGCCCTTCCAGAGATCAAAGACGACATGGAAACCCAGGTTAAGAAACTTGAACAAAGCGGGAAGTTACTGGAAGCCCAACGGCTGAAACAACGGACTACCTATGACTTAGAAATGATGCGCGAAATGGGCTATACGTCCGGGATTGAAAATTACTCGCGTTACATGGATCGCCGGAAACCCGGGGAGCCTCCGTATACGCTCTTGGATTTCTTTCCCAAGGATTTCTTGATGTTTATTGATGAATCCCACCAAACGGTGCCACAAATCCGGGGGATGCTTAAGGGGGACCGGGCCCGCAAAAAGCAACTCATTGATTACGGGTTCCGGCTCCCGAGTGCCTATGACAACCGACCGTTGAACTTTGATGAGTTTGAACGGCACATTCACCAGGTGATCTACATGTCAGCCACTCCAGGTGACTATGAATTAGAACACAGTACCCAGGTCGTGGAACAGATCATTCGACCAACCGGCTTGCTGGATCCGACGGTGGAAGTGCGACCGACGAAGGACCAAATGGATGATTTACTTGG from Fructilactobacillus ixorae includes the following:
- the trxB gene encoding thioredoxin-disulfide reductase; translated protein: MTKKYDVIVIGAGPAGMTAALYASRAELSVLMLDRGVYGGQMNNTAEIENYPGFKSILGPDLSEKMYESSTQFGVEYAYGEVQDVQVDGDRKLVKTADDEFEAPAVIIGSGSEYRKLGVPGEEQYGGRGVSYCAVCDGAFFKNEAVVVVGGGDSAIEEATYLANLAQKVTVIHRRDTLRAQKILQERAFARDNIDFIWNTNVTEILGNDQKVSGVALKNNQTGATSEFQTAGIFIYVGILPITGAFSHLGITDEQGWIVTDDQMKTSVPGIFAVGDVRKKHLRQITTAVGDGGVAGQAVFDYVESVKSK
- the uvrB gene encoding excinuclease ABC subunit UvrB codes for the protein MVTKTQKQFDLVSSYQPTGDQPTAIKKIDAGVAAGDKEQTLLGATGTGKTFTMANIIRDQNKPTLVLAHNKTLAGQLYNELKKFFPHNAVEYFVSYYDFYQPEAYVPSSDTYIEKDASINDEIDQLRHAATSALLSRNDVIVVASVSSIFGLGNPEEYQNHTVSLRVGDEMERDVLLRKLVNIQFQRNDIDFDRGRFRVHGDTVEVFPASGTQNAYRIEFFGDEIDKITEVNTLTGAVIGEPETVTLFPATHFLTNDEIMQVALPEIKDDMETQVKKLEQSGKLLEAQRLKQRTTYDLEMMREMGYTSGIENYSRYMDRRKPGEPPYTLLDFFPKDFLMFIDESHQTVPQIRGMLKGDRARKKQLIDYGFRLPSAYDNRPLNFDEFERHIHQVIYMSATPGDYELEHSTQVVEQIIRPTGLLDPTVEVRPTKDQMDDLLGEINARVKKNQRTFVTTLTKKMAEDLTDYLKDLGVKVKYLHSDIKTLERTRILRDLRLGKFDVLIGINLLREGIDVPEVSLVAILDADKEGFLRNERSLIQTIGRAARNEDGHVIMYADHITDSMQAAMDETKRRRTKQIAYNQEHHQTPHTIIKPIETVISAYKQTEADHYNKEKPFVESDFEQMTTKEQRAVLHNLSDEMETAARQLDFEQAANLRDTIKKLKKELD